One Lycium barbarum isolate Lr01 chromosome 5, ASM1917538v2, whole genome shotgun sequence genomic window carries:
- the LOC132641047 gene encoding protein OXIDATIVE STRESS 3-like: MESLDSISDDYSESSFEDSAGTSSSSIDMVEDDASSSSSSSFGPLYEFSELMAQLPIKRGLSKYYDGKSQSFGLLGSVTSLDDLAKEGNSYNTRMKSWKSLNERRSSFGPKATITKKSYSSRPIISNSTLVATCRSPISLEKIL; this comes from the exons ATGGAAAGTTTGGATAGTATTTCTGATGATTATTCTGAATCAAGCTTTGAAGACTCTGCTGGAACTTCTTCTTCATCTATAGATATGGTAGAGGATGAtgcttcttcatcttcatcatcttCTTTTGGGCCTTTGTATGAGTTCTCTGAACTCATGGCTCAACTTCCTATCAA GAGAGGGTTATCAAAGTATTATGATGGGAAGAGTCAGTCATTTGGGCTTTTGGGAAGTGTGACGAGCCTTGATGATCTTGCAAAGGAAGGCAATTCTTATAACACTAGAATGAAGTCGTGGAAGAGCTTAAATGAAAGAAGATCCTCATTTGGTCCAAAAGCTACCATTACAAAGAAGTCTTATTCAAGCAGGCCTATCATATCAAATAGTACTCTTGTGGCTACTTGTAGATCTCCCATTTCTTTAGAAAAAATTTTGTAA